The Salvelinus namaycush isolate Seneca chromosome 16, SaNama_1.0, whole genome shotgun sequence genome has a segment encoding these proteins:
- the LOC120061381 gene encoding 14-3-3 protein beta/alpha-2 has protein sequence MDKNDLVQKAKLAEQAERYDDMAGAMKSVTEQGGELSNEERNLLSVAYKNVVGARRSSWRVISSIEQKTEGNEKKQAMAKEYREKIETELQDICNDVLGLLDKYLIANATAAESKVFYLKMKGDYYRYLSEVAAGDAKKTTVDNSQQAYQDAFDISKKEMQPTHPIRLGLALNFSVFFYEILNNPEKACTLAKTAFDEAIAELDTLNEDSYKDSTLIMQLLRDNLTLWTSENQGDEGETGEGEN, from the exons ATGGACAAGAACGACCTAGTACAAAAGGCTAAGCTCGCTGAGCAGGCAGAGCGCTATGACGACATGGCCGGGGCCATGAAGTCTGTGACGGAGCAGGGCGGGGAACTCTCCAACGAGGAGCGCAACCTGCTGTCAGTGGCCTACAAGAACGTGGTGGGGGCACGCCGCTCATCCTGGCGCGTCATCTCCAGCATCGAGCAGAAGACGGAGGGCAACGAGAAGAAGCAGGCCATGGCCAAGGAGTACCGGGAGAAGATTGAGACCGAGTTGCAGGACATCTGCAATGACGTGCTG gGACTTCTTGACAAGTACCTAATTGCCAATGCGACTGCAGCTGAGAGCAAGGTGTTCTACCTGAAAATGAAAGGCGACTATTATAGATACCTGTCTGAGGTAGCAGCTGGAGACGCAAAGAAGA CCACAGTGGATAACTCCCAGCAGGCATACCAGGATGCTTTCGACATCAGCAAGAAGGAGATGCAGCCCACACACCCCATCAGGCTCGGCCTGGCCCTCAACTTCTCTGTGTTCTTCTATGAAATCCTCAACAACCCAGAGAAGGCCTGCACCCTGGCCAAAACG GCATTTGATGAAGCCATCGCTGAACTTGACACCTTAAACGAGGATTCCTACAAAGACAGCACCTTGATCATGCAACTACTAAGGGACAACCTGACT CTGTGGACATCGGAAAACCAGGGAGACGAAGGAGAGACCGGAGAAGGGGAAAACTAA